TTTATATATCCTGTGTTAATTGCTATGTGAAAATTGGACTTTTCAAACGATTGATTTAAGAACGTACCAGTGAGTCGTTTTTCATCGCGATGACGAAACTGTTCTTCCTGTTGCTTCGACGAGACTGCTGCGCCAAGAATTTTCCAGCTCTGTTAAGGTATAACGGATCGTACTGGTTTTATACGACGTGCTGAAAGAATTATCATTACTCTGCTAATAAACGTGAGTATCAACCTTGCGGTAAACTTCGTCGCACGGATTCTGCATCATGAAGATTATACAAACAGACCATAATCGtcaatcatgataaaataattacttctGATGAATTATAATCTTGTAGCTTTCGTACATTGTATCTTTCGTgcaaaatactgtttttttttatttagattaacaCACACATGCGTCAATATTGCatgatatttcattttttcttatattttaataactataaaagtTATGTGATGACGAAAATTGTAAAAggtttaatgtttattttatttaacgtttcaAATATAACTATTTGCATTTCATAAGTTCATGAAACTATTGTGAAATAATCTGACGTGCAAAAGCATTGGAGCATTTCAACAACTGCTATTTGACCGACCACGAAGAAATATTGTACTTATCATTAGCGCATACTTAATCGAGACTCGATGGTGTTTAGCGAATGACTTAGCAACGAATCCTGAATAACATGCTATAAAAGACTTGCTTCAACTTTCTGGGCCATTAGTCGACAATTGGCAACTATACTCTTTGCACCATCTGGAAAATCCAAATGGAACGCTTCAGCGTTATCCTCTTTAGCCTCTGCGCTCTCGTGATCCTTGCAGGATCAACGCCCACAGGGTTGTCAACGATCGAAACTTTGTGGGACAACGTACGTGACGTAAGAGATATCGAGGATCATCACGTAGACTTGGTGAAATCGAAGAACGTGCAGAACAGTACTAAGCAACTTTTGATGGATGAAAATCCCATGAAGAACATTACCCACATCAAAGATCATGAGAAGGAACCATCATACTTGAAGGTAGCAAATGCATCCACAACTTTAATTAGCGATTTTTCAAGCAGCCATATCAAGGATTCGCAGCACTTAAAACAGAATGGAGATCGAGAAGGCGATGCATATCGCAAAGAGGAACCATCTGCAGGTTTGCCGTCACACGATATCCTGCTGGATCCTGCTTTAATACCGGTTCGTCTAAGTCGTCAAACTGAAAAAGGTGACATCACGGATTACTCGAATCTCGCATCGATCGAGAACATCTCCAGCGACACCGAGCTTAACAACCACGACGAACGTGGAAATGTCTTGCCGTCGAGATGGAGTTCGAACTTCGAAGATGATCTCGGCGTAGCTGAAGATAGGTATCCGCCTCCATATCCGTATTCGAATCCGTATTATCAACGACAGTTTCCAAATCGAGGAGGACAGTTTCCGTATCAAGGATATCGAATAAACGACAGAAGGGAGCCTTACCATAATAACTACTGGAGATATCCTGTATTTCCAGGAAAATAAATCTGGAGAagtttttgagaattttttctttctcttctctttaaAGGAAAATTAGTTTTGCATAACCAGATTTATGTAAGTAGATCTTGGAAAATAGTAGTGtgataaaatattcttgttaGAAAAAGAatagagaaatatatattaacattttaacaagtgtaaat
The window above is part of the Solenopsis invicta isolate M01_SB chromosome 8, UNIL_Sinv_3.0, whole genome shotgun sequence genome. Proteins encoded here:
- the LOC105198421 gene encoding uncharacterized protein LOC105198421 produces the protein MERFSVILFSLCALVILAGSTPTGLSTIETLWDNVRDVRDIEDHHVDLVKSKNVQNSTKQLLMDENPMKNITHIKDHEKEPSYLKVANASTTLISDFSSSHIKDSQHLKQNGDREGDAYRKEEPSAGLPSHDILLDPALIPVRLSRQTEKGDITDYSNLASIENISSDTELNNHDERGNVLPSRWSSNFEDDLGVAEDRYPPPYPYSNPYYQRQFPNRGGQFPYQGYRINDRREPYHNNYWRYPVFPGK